The genomic stretch CATTTTATTTATAAGCaatgaaatatgaaataattATTATTCGATAATAGTTACCAATTTCATTTCCAGTTATGTAATCAAATTTGTACATTTTGAAGTCTTCTCCTCCACACACGAAGATTTGCTTATCTGGATGCAAACTTGCTGAACTAACTTTAGTTGGAACCatgatttccttcatttttttcagtgtttcTGTTTCAAAGAAGGCAACATTAGAACCATAGGTAACTGTTAATATATTTCCATCGCGCGACAGTTCTAGGCTGTTTGGGTGTGCGTTAAATTCAACCCGCATAGTTTCTTGACCTGAAGCACGATCCCAAAGACGCATTGTTTTGTCATCCGCGCAGCTAATCACATATTTGTCATTACGAGCAAACATTGCTCGTTTGATAGTACCAGCGTGTCCAGAGTAAGATTCTACAGGTGTACCTGAGGCGTTCAAATCAAACACTCTTACTAATTTCTCATTGCTACCAGTTACCAAGCATTGACTATTGCTATCAAATGCCACAGTCTTCACAATATGGTTATGTTGCAAGCTGTGGACTTCTTCTCCAGTTACCGCATTCCAAATCTTTCCTGTAAAATCGGCAGCTCCAGATGCAGCGAGCGTTGCATTATTATTAAGAGCGACTCCCCACACGGCACCCTTATGGCCTTCAAACGTACCAACCCAATCTCCTGTGTCGCCAAGACGCAGCATTGGTTTTCCATCTAAAAATAACAAGAATATTCGATTTACTCGTAAGCAGTATTAATTAAAACCTATTTAAGTATTAGCGCGTTAAGTTAAACTTGTGTCTAACTCCACGATTATGAAGATTTCTAGGGTTAAAAATATTCTCGGCGCCAGCTAGGATTAAACCCATACAATTTGGGTTGGGCCATTCCACAACCACCGAAATATATAAAAGGATTGGGGGCTCGAGCCCACAGcattttttttggcttttatATCTAGCTAGGGTTGTTCCCAGAACATAGAACTTGTGTTCTTGATTAACCTTATCAGCCCACTAAGTCTGTTGTGAAAATCTTTAAGGTAAACTTCTACTGTGTAGATACAAAGATCTCACTTATTGAGCTCAAAAACTTTTAGCAACCGCAGTTTCGGATCAACTGAACTATAAGAGTTTTCCACAGGGTGGCCATCGAGACGGGAAAAGCGGGAGATCCGGAAAAAACTGGAATTCCCTGAACAttacaagccggggtgagattgtgacACGTGACACGTTGGAGCGAGGTTTCTCCGTGAACAAGGAATGCCGTGAACAAGGAGTAGTTATGAATCTGGAAGAGGAAAGACTTGTATTGTAGCACAGCGCTTGGTGTACGATACGGTACAGGATACCGGTGGAGAAGACGGAATTGATATCACCAAATCGTTGATCCATTACGCTCACATTTCACAAAGCTGATATGTTGAATTGTTGAAGACAAAGAAGAAGGAACAGTCAGATCAAGATGAAGAAGCCCGAAAAAAGAATGCCACGGCCTGTGCTATCAAAGAGATAGAagcaaaatactacaaggtatacagccctagggttgaataaatcgcgtaaatttgttattgaaactttttatcaattttaacgCTTAGCAAATTAATTAGATtaataactagcatattacaaaattgttaaacattttatctatccaacaacatattggttattgttattcatcatgtggttatgctgttattaacgtttgaaatctgacgcaacatttgccagtttcatttccaattttacagaatgcatcccagtatagtaaacaaaggcgtagtcccacgtcaaaagacaAAACTTCTCACAGACACCCAGAATAAGGGTAGCATTGATAGATGAGGAGATGCGTGATCTGCTGAAGTAATGTGTTTTAagtgtctagtctagtctacattAACACAGCCAGTAGATaattgaaaggatcctggaaaatgatacaaTACTATATCgaacgcttagccttggggctaatagcgggtctcgatcaactagattagttgagagaattcgttatcgatattgtattttagcacattttgcacgtgtaggataagtacaacgatacaccgtgccccagtgctgagtcgagaaaatttccagctcgaaaagatcctcgactcgatcgggaatcgaacccgatatcacgaccgtgtgggagagctaaccgaccgacatcgctaaccacagagccacggggacctggaaaatgatatccaccttttttaaatgatttagaTACATTTGTTGAAGTAATGTGTTTTAAGGTGAAACAGTTTAGAAGCCACAAATGACCGATTTCGattcaccacttcgaattttcaaaggcataagactcggtaatagttaatgcgtttc from Wyeomyia smithii strain HCP4-BCI-WySm-NY-G18 chromosome 3, ASM2978416v1, whole genome shotgun sequence encodes the following:
- the LOC129726987 gene encoding serine-threonine kinase receptor-associated protein isoform X1, whose protein sequence is MANMKQIPLTCSGHTRPVVHLDFSDLTDCGYFLISACKDGKPMLRLGDTGDWVGTFEGHKGAVWGVALNNNATLAASGAADFTGKIWNAVTGEEVHSLQHNHIVKTVAFDSNSQCLVTGSNEKLVRVFDLNASGTPVESYSGHAGTIKRAMFARNDKYVISCADDKTMRLWDRASGQETMRVEFNAHPNSLELSRDGNILTVTYGSNVAFFETETLKKMKEIMVPTKVSSASLHPDKQIFVCGGEDFKMYKFDYITGNEIESFKGHFGPVHAVSFSPDGELYASGSEDGTLRLWQTTVGKTYGLWKCTEPTDLNNSVNSSATREVAAN
- the LOC129726987 gene encoding serine-threonine kinase receptor-associated protein isoform X2, yielding METTFVQWNTVALDDGKPMLRLGDTGDWVGTFEGHKGAVWGVALNNNATLAASGAADFTGKIWNAVTGEEVHSLQHNHIVKTVAFDSNSQCLVTGSNEKLVRVFDLNASGTPVESYSGHAGTIKRAMFARNDKYVISCADDKTMRLWDRASGQETMRVEFNAHPNSLELSRDGNILTVTYGSNVAFFETETLKKMKEIMVPTKVSSASLHPDKQIFVCGGEDFKMYKFDYITGNEIESFKGHFGPVHAVSFSPDGELYASGSEDGTLRLWQTTVGKTYGLWKCTEPTDLNNSVNSSATREVAAN
- the LOC129726987 gene encoding serine-threonine kinase receptor-associated protein isoform X3; its protein translation is MLRLGDTGDWVGTFEGHKGAVWGVALNNNATLAASGAADFTGKIWNAVTGEEVHSLQHNHIVKTVAFDSNSQCLVTGSNEKLVRVFDLNASGTPVESYSGHAGTIKRAMFARNDKYVISCADDKTMRLWDRASGQETMRVEFNAHPNSLELSRDGNILTVTYGSNVAFFETETLKKMKEIMVPTKVSSASLHPDKQIFVCGGEDFKMYKFDYITGNEIESFKGHFGPVHAVSFSPDGELYASGSEDGTLRLWQTTVGKTYGLWKCTEPTDLNNSVNSSATREVAAN